The nucleotide window CGAGCCGAAATCGTTGGAGGTCACCAGCAGTACATCTGCCCCGCCGATATCGCGAAGTTCTGCGCCGTTGGCAACGACGTGTTGCGCGCCCAACTGCGTTGCCAACGCGTGTTTGTCCGCAGAATGTGTGATCGCAATCGTCTCGAACCCGCACGCGCTCGACAACTGCAAGGCCACGTGCCCTAAGCCACCAATGCCCAGCACAGCGACTTTTTCATGCGGTTGCGGCGCGGCATCTCTGAGTCCGCTCCATGTGGTGTAGCCGGCGCACATCATCGGCGCAGCATCCACGTAGGCCAGCGCATCGGGTAACAGCACCGTCCCTTCTGCGGCCACGGCGATGTATTCCGCGTGTCCGCCTTGGGACGCGAAGCCGGTGGTGCGCGGTGCATCGCAATTCATCGCCGTTTGCCCGGACAAGGGGCGATTCTCCCGACAATACGGACAGCGCCCGCATGCCGACTGCACCCACGTCGTGCCGATTCGGTCACCCACGCGTCGCGTGTGTACACCGGCGCCCACTTCGACAATTTCGCCAACGACTTCGTGACCCGGTGTCTGCGGGTAAATGTCACCGCCATAACCTTGCGTCGACCACACGTCGGTGTAGCACATCCCCGAGGCATGAACCTTGACCAACACCTGACCCGGCTCCGCCTTCGGGACTGGAACTTCCCACAGCTCCCAAGGCCGATTGCCCCCCGTCATCACGACTGCCTTCATCTTCATTGCTGGCTCCTTGTACGACCTGAATTGCGGTCGGTGGTCGGTGGTCGCTGATTACGTAGCGCCGAGAAACCAGCCCAGTCTAAAAAGGACGCATTATTATTACAATCTCGCCAATCTTGATACAAACATGAGTGCCATTCACCAATTGAGAAGCGCCGACATCTTCTCGCTCAACGTGTTTCTGGCGGTGGCCACGCACCTCAGTTTTCGGACAGCGTCGATCGAGCTGGACATCACGCCGTCGGCAGTCAGTCACTCGATCAAGAGTCTCGAGCAACGACTCGGGGTTCGCCTGTTCAATCGCACCACGCGAAGTGTGTCGCTAACGGACGCTGGATCACGCCTCGCTGACAAACTTCGCCCTGCGATTTCATCGGTCGCCGAGGCGATGCAGACCGTTGACGGGCTACGCGACGAACCGAGTGGTACGGTACGTATCAATGCGAGTGAGGGAGCAATCGATATGGTGTTGAAGCCGGTACTCGCACGCTTTCTACGCGAGTATCCGAAAATTCATCTCGATATCGTGACGGACGGAAAGCTCAGCGACATCGTCGCAGGCGGGTTCGACGCCGGTATCCGGCTCACCGAAGCGGTGCCACAGGACATGATTGCGGTTCAGGTGTCGGGGCCGGTCACGTTTGCGGTCGTCGGGTCTCCGGCGTATTTCGCTTCGCATGGCCGCCCCAAGGTGCCGCAAGACCTCTATCGGCACGACTGCATTCGCTTTCGCTTTGATAGCGGTGCCATCTACCGATGGGAGTTCGAGCGCAAGGGCGTTGTTGAAACGGTGAACGTCACCGGCCCGCTCACGCTAAATCATCAACCGCTCATGGTGAGCGCAGCGCTCGACGGTATCGGCATCGCTTTTGTACCGGATCACCTCGCCGAACACGCACTGGCCGATGGCCGTCTCGAGCGCGTACTTGCCGATTGGTGCCCGGTCATGCCCGGGCTGTGTCTCTACTATCCGAGTCGGCGGCACGTAGCGAGTGGTCTGCGTGCGCTCATCGATATGATGCGCATTCCTTGATGGGGATTCGGGGTCGCCAACGCCGGACGTGTGTCAGGTTTTGCCGCTCGCCGCGCGTTGTTACTGCATCGTCAGCGCGCTGAAACCCGGGTCGATCAGCCGGGCATCGGCAAACCGATGCAGCGATTCGAGGATGCGCGATTTATCGAGTCCATCAGTGATGAACACGAGTCGCGATGTCGACGATTCGCCTTCGATTCGTGGCAAATGGCTGGGCGGATAGACGCGATGACGCACGCCCTGCACCACCAGTTGCCCGGGTGTCGAGCGTATCGACAAGACAGATTTGAAGCGCAGAATGCGGTCGCCGTGACGGTTGAGCAGCGCGGTGAGCCAGACCGAAAATGTGGCCCAGTCGAGCGACGCGTCGAGCGCGGTGGAAAAACTCTGCACGGAACTCGTGTGCACATGCGCGCCCGTCGGACGTGCGGGGACGATCTCACCAATGGCCGTGGCTTGTCCCGGCGCAAAGAGCCGATCGGGCACTTCGCTGGTCATGATGGCGCACGCCGGATTGACGGCACGCACGGCGTCGACGAGCGTGCTCAAGTGGCTCTCGTCGAGTAAATCTGTCTTGGTGAGTGCCACCCGATCGGCTGCGGCAAGTTGCGCCGCAGCTTCGGGAAATCGCGCCAGCGACTCAATCCCTTCCAAAGCGTCGAACGTCGTGATGCATGCGCCGACGCGCAGGTATTCATCGAGATTCTCATCCGACAGCACCGTCCCCAGAATGGGCCCCGGGTCGGCCAGACCGCTGGTCTCGATGATGATGCGCTCCAGTTCTGGCAGTTCACCGCGTGCACGACGAGTCAGCACGTCGAGCAGCGTCTCGCGCAGGTCGTCGAGTACCGTGCAGCACAGGCACCCGTTGGCGATGGTCGCAATCTCCGAATTGAGATGCAACGTCAGACGGTCGTCGATCGACTCGCGCCCGAACTCGTTGATGATGACCAACGTCGACGCGGGCGGACGTTGCGCCAGAAAGCGCTTGAGCAGTGTGGTTTTTCCACTGCCGAGAAAGCCCGTGACGATATTCAGTTCGAGACGCGGTACGAGTCTGACCATGACGATTGCGCGACCGTGAAGTCGCCCTCCAGAGGATCGATGAGGGTGTGGCCCAGACGCTCGGCAACACGCCATAGCGACGACAAATCGGAAGCCAGTTGACGGCGGCCGCTAACGTCTTCCACGCTGTACGACTCGCCGTCCCAGTCTTCGGCTTTCAAGCCGTGCGGACGCAGAATTCGGTTGATCAGCCGCAGCCGGCGAGCGCGCTCGCTGCGATTCTCCAGAATGCCGGCGGCAACGGAGTGCTGGCCCATCGGGTCGGCGGCGTCCGTCCAATGTTCACTCACGCCAAAGACGGCGCACACTTCGCACATTTCAGATCCCTCCGGTAAGCCCCGGTACATTCGCCAGCGTGCCCACGGCCATGCTGCCCAGCGCACTCAGCGAGATGTACTCGGTCACGCGTTTGCGCGCGAGATTGGTGTGGGAGGCGGCGAGCTGGTCCGCCCGCTCGGCGTCCCGCACGCGAATGGCTTCCAGAATCTCGCGGTGTTCTTCCAGAATTCTGTTCAGGTGCGCCTGCCGGGCCTCTTGCGTCGGGAAGGTCTCGTAGCTCATCGCCAGCCGCGCGATCCGCAAATTTTCGGTGAGTAGATTGGCGTAGATCTTGGCGAGCACCCGATTGCCGCAGGCGTTACCGATGGCCAGATGCAACTCCCAGTTGCCATCGATCATGCCGTTGACGTCTTCCTTCTCATGCGCTTGCTCGAACGCGACGACCAGTGCCTCGATGCGAACCAGATCAGCGGGCGTACGCCGTAGCGCCGCCAGTCGCGTGGTGGCGCGTTGCGTCAACTCGAACGCCTCTAGATGCTCCTGCAACTGTGGGATATCCATCGACGACACTCGCGCACCGCGATTCGGCAGCAACGAGATCAGCCCTTCTGCGGCCAGACGAATCATCGCCTCGCGCAGCGGCGTGCGCGAAATACCTAGTTCGTCGACAAGCGCCTGCTCGTCGATGTCGTCGCCGGGATGCATTTCGAGCGAGACGATGCGATCGCGCAGCAACTGATAGGCCTTGGAAGCCCCGGAACCCTTGACGTGTTTGGTCGCCGCGTCTTGAGCGGCCTCTGCTTTCTTGCGCATGGTGAGACGGAAAGTGATCGATTGGCAGCCAGTGTAGCGAACAATCCCCACTTGACACAATATTTTTATACACAAACAATTTGTTGTGTATTTACTGTGTATTTTGGAGATTGAGATGAACGAACAACCCATGGATCTGGTGATCAGGCGCGGCCGAGTGCACACGCCGGAGGGGTTCTCGACGCTGAACATCGGCATACGGGGCGGGAAAATCGTGGCATTGACGGACGACGCGAACACGCCCCCGGCGCTGCGTACCATCGACGCGAATGGTCTGGATGTGCTGCCGGGAATGTGGCACGTGCATTGCCACTTTCGCGAGCCGGGGCACACGTACAAAGAGGATTTCACGTCGGGCACGACGGCCGCGGCGGCCGGCGGCATTACGTTCTGCATCGACATGACGAACAATGATCCGCACCCCACGACGCTCGAGTCGTTCATGCTCAAGCGCGAAACCATCGCGCCGAAAGCGCTGGTCGACTATGCGTTGTATGGCGGCGGTTTGTATCCGAAGACAGTCGAGGCGCTGGCCGAGGCCGGGGCAATTGGCATCAAGGTGTTCAACACCCGGCACGTGAAAGAGGTGTATCCGTACATTTCCGAGTTGGGCGTAGTCGATCACGGCATCCTGCATGAACTGTACGAAGCGGTCGCCGACAAGGGGCTGGTCTGTGCCGTACATCACGACGACAGCGAGTGGTGCAAACGCCTGACGTTTCGCGATTACATCAATCCGGGAAAGACCAGCAATCGTGACTACATGGAGGCGTACGAGCGCGGTTACATGTACGGCCACGGCATGGCGGCAGGCTTGGCCGCGTCGATTTATTACGCGCGGCTGACCGGTGTTCGTCTGCACGTTCTGCACATGGGGGTGATGCCGCCGGGGGCGAACGAACTGGTGAGACAAGCAAAGGCACAGGGGCAGGACATCTCCGGCGAGATGGAGTCTGCAACGCTGTTCATGACACGTGCGCAAGCGGAGAAAGTGGGGCCGGGTGCCTATGCGTGGGCCTACGCGCCGGAGAGCCATTGGGCGGCGGTTCGCGACGGCACGGCCGACATGCTAGTCGGCGAGCATGCGCCTCACACGCTCGAAGAAATCACACCGGGCTGGCAGGACAACTTCTCGGTCCCGCTGGGCATTACAGGGGCGCAGGAATTCATTCCGCTGGTGCTCAATGCCGTGAACGAAGGAAGGTTGACGCTTCAGGATGTCGCGCGCCTTTGTGCCGAAGCGCCGGCCAAACGCTTTGGTCAATACCCGAAGAAGGGCCGTATTCAGTGTGGCGCCGACGCCGATTTCACCATCGTCGACATGGCGCAAGCGCAAACGTTTACCGTTGCCGACATGCACACGAAAGCCGGATACACCGCATGGGAAGGTATTCATACCACGGGCATGCCGGTCTACACCATCGTGCGTGGCGAGACGGTGATGGACCACGGCAAGATCGTCGGCACGCCGGGGCATGGCCAATTTCACCCGGGCACTGGCGCATCGGCCTGACGAAAATCGACCTGATACGTAGCGACGCAATGCTTCCCCATGACAACGGTGTGGGCGCGCAGGCCTGCACCCACAGACAGACCAGAACATGACGACTTCTCAATTCGACGCTCGCCAGACCGGCGATGCCGGCAGGATCTCCGGTAGCGGTGCTGTCCCGGGCTCCGCCACTTCGGTGCCGACGCATTCGGTACTGACTCAGCAGGACATTGCCCGGCGGCTCGACCGCTTGCCGGTGTCGCGCTTTCACCTGACGGTGCTTGTCGTTGCGGCGCTCTCGCTGTTTTTCGACACGCTCGACACCGTGATCACCGGCTTCGTGCTGGCCACGTTGCGGCCGCTGTGGGGTTTCGACGCCGCGACGATCGGCGTGATTTCCGCCATTGGGCTAGGCGGCTATCTCGTGGGTTCCGCGCTGGCCGGTTTCGCCGCCGACCGGTTCGGGCGCAAACGGATGATTATGCTCACGCTGGTGCTGTATTCGCTGTTTTCCGCATCGCGTGGGCTGGCGAACGACGTGTGGTCGTTTGCGGCGCTGAACTTCTTTACGTGGTTGTTCGTGGGGGCGGAAAGCTCGATCGTCCCCGCGTATCTGGCCGAACTCTGGCCGACACGCGTGCGCGGCAAGCTGGGCGGCTGGATGATGGGCTTCTTTGCGTTGGGTATTGCCGTGTCGCCACTCTGGGCATTGAACATCATCCCGCATTGGGGCTGGCGCGCTGCCCTGTTCCTGACGCTGCCGTTCGCCATCGTGGTCGGCCTGATGCGCTCGGGTCTGCCCGAGTCGCCACGCTGGTTGTTGCTTCGCGGACGAGCGGCCGAAGCCGAGGCCGTGCTGGCGTCGATCGAGCAACGTGTCGGGCGACAGTTACCCGACGACGCGGGGGTGACCCCCGTTGCGCCCGCCGTTGCCGCCAAACCGGCCAAGACCTGGCGCGCCCGGGATTTGTTGAGTCCGCGCTTTCGCAAGGTGACACTGATGTTGTGGGCGGCGTGGTTTGCCGAATACGGCGTGCTCTATACGTTCATGACCTTCGTGCCGACGCTGCTTGCCATGGAAGGGTTCAGCATCGTCAAGTCGTTCGAGTTCTCCATTGCGATCTACGCATCGGTGATCCCGGGGTATGTGTTCGGCGGCTACGTGGTCGATTGGCTCGACCGTAAGCCGACGGCCATTCTCGCCTTCATCGGCACCGCTATTTTCGGCACGTTGTTCGGATTGTCGACAACATCGGGGGCGCTCATGGCGTTTGGCGGACTGACGGCATTCTGCCTCGCCCTTGGCTCGACAGCGATCTACAGCTACACGCCAGAGCTGTATCCGACGGAGATTCGCGCGACGGGGATGGGCCTTGCGTCGGCTTGGGGGCGAGCCGGTGCGATTCTGTTGCTGCTGGTCTTCGGCGTGTTCGCCGTGCTCAAAGGCAAACTGTTCGTGTTCATCATCAGCGACGTCATCCTGCTGGTAGCAGCGATTTGCATCGCACTTTACGGTCCGTCGACCAAAGGAAGGTCGCTGGAAGACGCATCGACCGGGGCGTTGCCGGAGAAATGACAGCAAGGGTTGCGAGGGCGATTCGCCTCGCAACCCTTTTTACTCTGCGTCGCAATGCAGACGAATTAACGCGTCGTCATACCGGGAGGCGGCTGAACACGTTGAATCGTGTTTACCGTCACACCCGCAATAGTGGCAATGCCGTTGGCCACATCCGAGCCAACGTTCTGCGCGACCAAATCGATCCCGTTGATACTGCTGCGCGCCGAATCCTCAACCGTATAGGTCTTTCCCGACACTTCCACCCGGGCTTTAATGCGATCGCTTTCCCCGAGAACGCCAAGCAGCACACGCGCGGCAGCCGAACGGGCGTTGTACTCCTGCACCGTGACCTTTACCGGGATGCCGGCAGGCGACACCAGCATTCCGTTCTTTTCGGCTTGCGTCTTAAACGCTTGGATCATGCCCGACTTCACGTCTTCGGCAATGTCGTGACCATTCGATTCGATGGTCGGCACCGCCACCCCCTGCTTCAACGACGCCACAAGTGCCGGATCGGCCGAGCGGACGAGATCGGGATTCGACGTTGATGCGCACCCCGAGAGTGCCAGCAGCAGACTGGCAAGCGCGACGCTAGAGAGATTACGAACCTTCATGTTATTGATTGTCCTGGTCGATTAGATTTGTACAACTTAACAACCGGAAGCCACCGACGTATGG belongs to Pandoraea norimbergensis and includes:
- a CDS encoding dihydroorotase, coding for MNEQPMDLVIRRGRVHTPEGFSTLNIGIRGGKIVALTDDANTPPALRTIDANGLDVLPGMWHVHCHFREPGHTYKEDFTSGTTAAAAGGITFCIDMTNNDPHPTTLESFMLKRETIAPKALVDYALYGGGLYPKTVEALAEAGAIGIKVFNTRHVKEVYPYISELGVVDHGILHELYEAVADKGLVCAVHHDDSEWCKRLTFRDYINPGKTSNRDYMEAYERGYMYGHGMAAGLAASIYYARLTGVRLHVLHMGVMPPGANELVRQAKAQGQDISGEMESATLFMTRAQAEKVGPGAYAWAYAPESHWAAVRDGTADMLVGEHAPHTLEEITPGWQDNFSVPLGITGAQEFIPLVLNAVNEGRLTLQDVARLCAEAPAKRFGQYPKKGRIQCGADADFTIVDMAQAQTFTVADMHTKAGYTAWEGIHTTGMPVYTIVRGETVMDHGKIVGTPGHGQFHPGTGASA
- a CDS encoding alcohol dehydrogenase catalytic domain-containing protein; this translates as MKMKAVVMTGGNRPWELWEVPVPKAEPGQVLVKVHASGMCYTDVWSTQGYGGDIYPQTPGHEVVGEIVEVGAGVHTRRVGDRIGTTWVQSACGRCPYCRENRPLSGQTAMNCDAPRTTGFASQGGHAEYIAVAAEGTVLLPDALAYVDAAPMMCAGYTTWSGLRDAAPQPHEKVAVLGIGGLGHVALQLSSACGFETIAITHSADKHALATQLGAQHVVANGAELRDIGGADVLLVTSNDFGSAEEAMAGLRVDGRVVLCGLDFSRPFSISSAGKPFHMMRQRVVGSTHGGLRYLSEVLDLAANGKVKPIVETFALEQATEAYDRLATGKMRFRGVFTPSAIHSDQG
- a CDS encoding LysR family transcriptional regulator, with the translated sequence MSAIHQLRSADIFSLNVFLAVATHLSFRTASIELDITPSAVSHSIKSLEQRLGVRLFNRTTRSVSLTDAGSRLADKLRPAISSVAEAMQTVDGLRDEPSGTVRINASEGAIDMVLKPVLARFLREYPKIHLDIVTDGKLSDIVAGGFDAGIRLTEAVPQDMIAVQVSGPVTFAVVGSPAYFASHGRPKVPQDLYRHDCIRFRFDSGAIYRWEFERKGVVETVNVTGPLTLNHQPLMVSAALDGIGIAFVPDHLAEHALADGRLERVLADWCPVMPGLCLYYPSRRHVASGLRALIDMMRIP
- a CDS encoding GntR family transcriptional regulator encodes the protein MRKKAEAAQDAATKHVKGSGASKAYQLLRDRIVSLEMHPGDDIDEQALVDELGISRTPLREAMIRLAAEGLISLLPNRGARVSSMDIPQLQEHLEAFELTQRATTRLAALRRTPADLVRIEALVVAFEQAHEKEDVNGMIDGNWELHLAIGNACGNRVLAKIYANLLTENLRIARLAMSYETFPTQEARQAHLNRILEEHREILEAIRVRDAERADQLAASHTNLARKRVTEYISLSALGSMAVGTLANVPGLTGGI
- a CDS encoding CobW family GTP-binding protein, whose translation is MVRLVPRLELNIVTGFLGSGKTTLLKRFLAQRPPASTLVIINEFGRESIDDRLTLHLNSEIATIANGCLCCTVLDDLRETLLDVLTRRARGELPELERIIIETSGLADPGPILGTVLSDENLDEYLRVGACITTFDALEGIESLARFPEAAAQLAAADRVALTKTDLLDESHLSTLVDAVRAVNPACAIMTSEVPDRLFAPGQATAIGEIVPARPTGAHVHTSSVQSFSTALDASLDWATFSVWLTALLNRHGDRILRFKSVLSIRSTPGQLVVQGVRHRVYPPSHLPRIEGESSTSRLVFITDGLDKSRILESLHRFADARLIDPGFSALTMQ
- a CDS encoding MFS transporter, whose translation is MTTSQFDARQTGDAGRISGSGAVPGSATSVPTHSVLTQQDIARRLDRLPVSRFHLTVLVVAALSLFFDTLDTVITGFVLATLRPLWGFDAATIGVISAIGLGGYLVGSALAGFAADRFGRKRMIMLTLVLYSLFSASRGLANDVWSFAALNFFTWLFVGAESSIVPAYLAELWPTRVRGKLGGWMMGFFALGIAVSPLWALNIIPHWGWRAALFLTLPFAIVVGLMRSGLPESPRWLLLRGRAAEAEAVLASIEQRVGRQLPDDAGVTPVAPAVAAKPAKTWRARDLLSPRFRKVTLMLWAAWFAEYGVLYTFMTFVPTLLAMEGFSIVKSFEFSIAIYASVIPGYVFGGYVVDWLDRKPTAILAFIGTAIFGTLFGLSTTSGALMAFGGLTAFCLALGSTAIYSYTPELYPTEIRATGMGLASAWGRAGAILLLLVFGVFAVLKGKLFVFIISDVILLVAAICIALYGPSTKGRSLEDASTGALPEK